The stretch of DNA TAAAACCTGGTTTAGGTGGTAAAATAGCTAGAAGTGCTGGAAATTCCGTTCAACTTATGGCAAGAGAGGGCGGATACGCTCTGTTGAAGATGCCTTCTGGCGAGTTAAGGAAGGTAAGAGAAACTTGTATGGCAACCATAGGTGTTGTTGGAAACGAACAGCATTCGAATGAATCTTATGGTAAAGCTGGAAGGAAAAGATGGCTCGGTATACGACCGACTGTTAGAGGAATGACGATGAATCCTGTGGATCACCCAATGGGCGGAGGAGAAGGAAAAACCAAAGGTGGTAAAATACCACAGAGTCCGTGGGGAGTGCCAGCAAAGGGTTACAAAACTCGCAGAGGAAAGAGACCATCTGATAGGCTTATAGTTAGACGCAGAAACGCCGGCAAGTGATCGAAAGGAGGAAATGAATGTGAGTCGCTCGACCAAAAAAGGGCCTTATGTTGACTTGAAGCTTTTGAAAAAGGTACAGGCTCTTAATGAAACAGGACAAAAAAAGGTCATCAAGACATGGTCAAGAGCGTCGATGATCGTCCCTGAAATGATAGGTCATACGATAGCAGTTCATAATGGTAGAAAACACATTCCCGTTTATATAACGGAGGCAATGGTTGGACATAGGCTTGGTGAATTTTCACCCACCAGACGTTTTGGCGGTCATGCCGACAAACGAGCCTCTAAGGGAGAAGTGAAGAAATGAGGAGGATGATTTGAATGCCAGAAAATGGTAAAAGGCCGAAACGTTCAGTCTTTCACAGAATGAGGAAAGCCTCCAAGCAGCCTCCCATAGAGGCGAAAGCGGTTGGGAGATATCTTCAGATAAGTCCTTACAAGGTAAGACCTGTATTGAACGCTATCAGAGGTAAGGATGTCAGCGAGGCTCTCCAGATATTGGAATTTTCAACAAAAAAAGGTGCAAGAATGGTTGAAAAGATTTTGAATTCGGCAATAGCCAACGCTGAAAATAATTTCGACCTCAACGTGGATTCCTTATACGTTGCAAAGTGCACAGCCGATGATGGACCAAGGCTCAAAAGGATGAACCCCATGGCCCGAGGGCGCGCTTCGCTTATTCTTAAAAGGCAATCGCATATAACCGTTGTGGTACGCGATAGATCCAAAGAGAATACGTTAAAAGAAGAAAAGACTTCTGATGAGAGCGAGGTGCAATGAAGTGGGTCAAAAGGTACATCCAAGAGGTTTTAGATTGGGAATATCCACGGATTGGCAAGCTACGTGGTTTAACGAAAAGAACTATGCCGATTATTTAATAGAAGATGACAAGATTAGAAAAGCGGTTAAGAAAGCTTACTACCATGCTGGTATATCTGAAATAAAGATTTCACGTTCTGGTAAACGTGCAACCATCATAATTGTAACCGGAAGGCCTGGAATCCTTATAGGAAAGAAAGGTGCCGAAATAAAGAATATAAGGGATTTGATACAGTCCATCGTTCCGGCAGATAGGGAAATAAGTATCTCTATTGAAGAGGTCAAAACGCCCGAATTAGATGCACAACTTACCGCAGAATTCGTGGCATCAAGGATCGAGAAAAGGGCTTCTTACAAAAGGACGATGAAACGCAGCATTCAAATGGCTCAGAAAAAAGGCGCTAAGGGAATAAAGATAATGGTAAGCGGAAGGATAAATGGTGCAGAAATTGCCAGAACAGAGTGGTACAGAGAAGGTAGGGTGCCGCTTCAAACGCTTAGAGCCAAAGTTGATTACGGTTTTGCAGTTGCAAAAACAAAGTATGGAGTTTTAGGAGTCAAAGTTTGGATTTTCACGGGTGAGCAGAATAAGGCTAAGTCTGCTTAATCCGGTGATAAGGAGGTTTGAAGATGCTGATCCCTAAGAGGGTTAAATATAGAAAACAACAACGTGGAAGAATGCGTGGCCTTGCAAAAGGCGGAACTGAAATGAATTTTGGTGAATGGGGACTTAAAGCTTTGGAACCGGCATGGATAAACAACAGGCAAATTGAAGCGTGCCGTGTCGCCATAACCAGAAAACTCAAAAGAAATGGAATGATTTGGATAAGAATTTTCCCAGATAAACCTATAACGAAGCATCCTGCTGACAGTAGGATGGGAAAAGGAAAAGGAGCACCCGAAAAGTGGGTGGCGGTTGTCAAACCTGGTAAGATCATGTTTGAAGTTGGAGGAGTTAACAAGGATTTAGCGTTGGAAGCTTTGAGATTAGCTGCTGCTAAACTTCCCATAAAAACCAGGATAATTTCACGACCGTCATTCGGAGGTGAATCGATGTGAAAGCTAAAGATCTTCGTGAAATGACGGCGGAAGAATTAAAAGACCTTGTGTTGGAACAAAAAGAAAAACTTTACAAATTGAGATTTCAGTTGGAGTTATCCCAATTGGATAACACATCTCAGATAAGAGAAGTCAAAAGGGACATAGCAAGGATAAAAACGTTGATAAGAGAGAAAGAGCTCGGCTTACAAAACAAGAAAAATGGCAGCAGAGCCACCTCTGATTGAAAGGAGAGGTGAAAAATGAAAAAACGACTTGTTGGAAAAGTTGTCAGTAATAAGATGGATAAGACGATTGTCGTTGCAGTTGAAAATACCGTTCGCGATCGAAGGTTTGGGAAAACACTTTTGAGAACATCCAAATACAAAGTCCATGATGAAAACAACGAGTGTCACGAAGGCGACATCGTAAGAATTGAAGAAACAAGACCTATAAGCAAAGAAAAAAGCTGGAAACTCGTTGAAATATTAAAGAGAAACATCCTGACTTCTGAAGAAGAAGAAGTGAGCAAGGGAGAAGGTGTTCCAGAATGATTCAGCAGGAAAGCGTCTTAACAGTGGCTGATAACTCCGGAGCGAAGAAGATCCTTGTTATAAGAGTTATGGGTGGTTCTAAAAGAAAATTTGGCAGAGTGGGAGACGTTGTTATCGGTACCGTCAAAGAAGCTATTCCACGTGCCGAAGTTAAAAAGAGCGAAATAGTTAGAGCCGTCATAGTTAGAACGAAAAAAGAGATAAGAAGAAAAGATGGCTCTTACGTTAGATTCGATGACAACGCAGCTGTTCTTATCACAAAGGACAATGAACCACGTGGTACCAGAATCTTCGGGCCGGTTGCGAGAGAACTCAGGGAAAAAGGGTATATGAAGATCATTTCCCTCGCTCCCGAAGTGTTGTGAGGTGAGAGTTGTGAACAAAAGAAAACATGCATTGAATGTGAGAAAAGACGATACCGTTGTCGTTTTGAGCGGTAAAGATAAAGGAAAACGTGGAAAGGTGTTAAGAGTCCTTCCAAATGAAAACAAAGTTGTGGTTCAAAACGTTCACATGATGAAAAAACACCAGAGACCGACGGCTACAGTTAGGGAGGGTGGAATAATAGAAAGAGAAGCTCCCATATACGCATCAAAAGTCCAAGTTATTTGCCCAAATTGTGGAAATCCCACGAGGATTGGTCATAAAGTCGTCGAGGGCGGCAAAATAGTTAGGTATTGCAAGAAGTGCAACGAGATCATCGACAAGGAATGATCTCTGTGAAAGGAGGAAGGTTTTGAATGTCCGTAGCTCTTAAAGAAATTTATGACCGCGAAGTCGTCCCAGCACTCATGAAAGAGTTCGGTTACAAGAACAAGTTGGCCGTTCCTAGACTTCTTAAAATCATCATAAACATGGGAATTGGAGACGAAGCGAGAAACCCAGCGATTGTAGAAAAGCATGCTCAGGAGCTTACAATGATAGCGGGTCAAAAAGCAGTTGTTACGCATGCAAAAAAGAGTATATCCAACTTTAAAATAAGAAAAGGTATGCCAGTAGGCGCAAAGGTTACGTTAAGAGGAGAGAGAATGTACAATTTCCTCTATAAATTGGTCAACATCTCCCTTCCGAAAGTTCGTGACTTTAGAGGAACAAATCCAAACGCGTTTGATGGCAGAGGAAATTACGCTCTTGGAATTACAGAACAGCTTATATTCTCCGAAATATCTCCTGAGGAAGTTACAAGAACTCAGGGAATGGATATCATTATAGTAACAAGCGCCAAGACCGATCGGGAAGCGAGGGCACTTTTAGAAAAATTGGGTATGCCCTTCCGGAGAAATGCTTAAAGGGAGTGATGAGATGGCACGAAAAGCTCTTATAAATAAGAACAAAAAAGAACCTAAATATAAAACGAGAAAGTACACAAGATGTAAAATATGTGGGAGACCACATTCCGTTTACAATGAATTTGGAATTTGTAGAGTTTGCCTCAGAGAAATGGCACTTGAAGGCAAACTGCCTGGCGTCAGAAAAGCCAGTTGGTGAGGTGGTGAAATAAGATGTACAGTGATACCATAGCTGATATGCTTACAAGAATAAGAAATGCCAATTTGGCATTCAAAGATGAGGTGGATGTACCTGCTTCAAATTTGAAGAAAGCCATACTTGACATCCTTAAAAAAGAAGGATTCATAAAAGATTACAGATACATCGAAGATGGTAAGCAAGGAATATTGAAAATCTACATGAAATACCATGGTAAGAAGAGATCAAAATTGAGAACGATAAATTCCATCGTTAGAGTTTCCCATGCAGGTAGACGTGTTTACGTTTCAAAAGACAAAATTCCAACGGTTAACAGCGGATTAGGGATTGCCATTTTGACAACTTCTAACCCAGAAAAGCCCGTTGTTACAGACAAAGAAGCGAGAGCCCTTGGCATTGGCGGAGAGCTCATTGCGTACGTTTGGTAAGTGGAGGTGCAGTGAATGTCTCGTCTTATAAAGAAACCGATTGTCGTACCAAACGGTGTTGATGTTAAGATAGAACCCAACAAAGTGACCGTTAAAGGACCGTTGGGTGAGTTTTCCATGGATTACACTTACGTGAAATTCAGAATGGACGGAAATCAGATATGGGTAGAAGAGAACAAGGATGTGAATCTTCCGCCAAGATTGATGAAAAAGGCAAAAGCCTTCCTGGGTACAAGATGGTCTTTGCTGAGAAACATGATCGTAGGTGTTTCAGAAGGTTTTAAGAAGGAACTCGAAATCCAGGGGGTTGGATACAGAGCGCAGATGCAAGGAAATACGCTTGTTCTTACGTTGGGATATTCTCACCCCATCAAAATTGAACCTCCTGAAGGCATCACGATAGAAGTTCCACGCCCTTCATTGGTAGTTGTGAAAGGTGCAAGCAAGGAACTCGTTGGGCAAGTAGCCGCAAACATACGCAAGACACGCGAACCGATGCCATTTGCAAGAGGGAAAGGTGTCAGGTATGTTGGCGAATATGTTATAACCAAAGAAGTTAAGAAAGCTTAAGGGAGGTAAGAGTCGTGCTCAAGCCTTTTGATAGAAAAGCCAAAAGATTGAAAAGACATTTGGCTATCAGAAGAAGAATATCCGGCACAGCCACGGCGCCAAGATTGGCGGTGTTTGTGAGCGGAAAACATGCTTACGCTCAGATCATAGACGACGAACATTCTAGAACGCTCGTGAGCGCTTCCACAACCGAAAGAGAAATAAAGGAAGCACTGAAGGGTAAAACGTGGAACAAAGCGGCAGCTCGTCACATCGGCAAGGAAATTGGGAAACGTGCTATCGAAATGGGAATAACCAAGGTCGTTTTCGATAGAGGCGGATTTCTTTATCATGGAAGAATAAAAGAAATAGCCGATGGCGCTCGTGAGAGCGGTCTGAAATTCTAAGGAGGTAAGTCGATGCCAGAAAATAGAAATTTTAACAAACCGGATCAAAAAAAGAACTTTAGAAAGCAATCACGCCAGCCTCAAGTTCAAGATGAATTCGAAGAAAGCGTAGTTGAAATTAGAAGAGTTGTAAAAGTTGTTAAAGGTGGAAAGAATTTGAGTTTCAGAGCCATTGTTGTTGTTGGAAACAGAAAGGGTAAGGTTGGACTTGGCGTGGCAAGTGCGAGAGAAGTCGTGCCTGCCATCAGAAAAGCTTCCAACCTGGCAAGACGCAACTTGATAGATGTTTCCGTCTTGAACGACACCATTCCTCATGAAATTCTTGTAAAATACGATGCGGCAAAGATGCTCATCAAACCAGCTGCACCAGGTACTGGTATAATATCCAGCACGACCGTTAGGCCCGCCTTTGAATTTGCTGGGATAAAGAACGTGTTGTGCAAATCTCTTGGTTCAGCTAACTCTTTGACCATGCTAAGGGCTGTTTTTAAAGCTTTTGAAGAGATCAAACCACCGGAATATTATGCCAAGCTTAGAGGAATCAGTTTGAAGCAACTCTTTCACGGTGACGTTGTAGAAGGAGCTGAGAAAGAATGAAACTGAGAATCGAACTTGTCAAGAGCCCCATAGGATTCAAATACGATCAAAGAAGGACAGTTAAAGCGTTGGGACTTCGGAAAATGCACAGTGTCGTTGAAGTTGAAGACACGCCGCAGATCCGTGGAATGATATTCAAAATTTCACATTTGCTCAAAGTTGAAGAAAGCAAGTAAGGAGGATTCCCTATGGATCTAAATGAAATAATACCAACCCCAGGTTCAAGAAAAAAGAAAAAGGTTCTTGGAAGAGGCAGAAGTTCTGGTCATGGGAAGACGGCTACCCGCGGTACAAAGGGTCAAGGATCCAGGAAAAGCGGAAACGTCAGACCAGGATTTGAAGGCGGACAGATGCCGATATACAGGCGTTTGCCAAAACGTGGATTCAAAAATTTCAATCAGAAAATATACGCATCTGTCAACGTTGGAAGATTGAACGACATGTTTGAAGAAAATGAAGAAGTTTCTCCAGAAGCTTTGATAAAAAAAGGAATCATCAAAAAAATAGAGGACGGGGTAAAAATTCTTGGGGATGGAACCATAACTAAGCCACTTGTCGTTAAAGCACATGCCTTTAGTGCTGTAGCGAAAGAGAAGATAGAGGCGGCGGGTGGAAAGACAGAGGTGATATAAAAGTGTGGAATGCACTCAAAAATTCCTTCAAAATCCCGGAATTAAGAAGTAGAATAATTTTCACCTTCGCCATGTTAGCAGTTTTTAGATTGGGGATATACATTCCGGTTCCAGGAATAAACCTTCATCAGTGGTCTAACTTCTTTGAAGGGATCACCAGAGGGACAGGTGGAGGGCTTTTCACACTTTTCAATGCCTTTGCCGGTGGCGCAGTGAAGAAAATGTCCATTTTCACCATGAGTGTTACACCTTATATAAACGCTTCCATCATACTTCAACTTCTTATGGCTGTTATGCCTTCGCTGAAAGAATTGGCGAAAGAAGGAGAACATGGAAGGCAGAAGATAGAAAGATACACAAGGGAACTCACCCTTGTTTTGGCCGTGTTACAAGGATTGATCATGTCTGTCTTTATAGCAGTTGGAAATCCGGCTTTCATAACTCCTGGAATGAACAGGATCACCTTTATCATCCTTTCAACCACAAGTATGATAGCGGGGAGTATGTTCCTGCTTTGGCTTGGTGAAAGAATAACGGATAAAGGTATTGGAAACGGTATATCCGTTTTGATCTTTGCCGGAGTTGTTGCGACTTATCCTTACTACATAGGCAGAATGGTAATATCCAACATTGGAATCGTTGCCTGGGTGTTATTCGCTTTGATATTCGTGGCAACGGTAATCGGATTGATTTACATAATGCAAGGTGAAAGAAGAATAATGGTTCAATACGCAAAAAGAGTCGTCGGAAGGAAAATGTATGGTGGACAGTCCACTTACATACCGATAAAGGTAAACCAGGGTGGAGTTATTCCTATCATATTCGCGGTTGCAATAGTTATGATACCTGCCATGATCGCACAATTCGCCAAGAATTACACTCTTGAACAGATATTCGGATTTAACTCCGTCTTGTACATACTCACGTACGCTTTGCTGGTCTTCTTCTTCACCTATTTTTACAGCGCATTGACCTTTGATGTTCATGAGGTTTCCGATAACATCAAAGAATACGGCGGATTTATTCCTGGCATTAGACCTGGTAGGCCAACGGAAAATTACCTTTCGAAGGTTTTAACAAGAGTGACGTTTGTTGGAGCTTTAGCATTGGTTGCCATCGCACTTTTGCCGAACTTGACATCTGTTGTTGTTGGAGTATCGAGTGCGCAGTACATAGTCGGTGGCGTTGGAATGATGATTGCCGTTGGAGTTGCGCTTGACGTTGTTCAACAGATGGAAGCTCACCTCATAATGAGGCATTACGAAGGATTCATCAAAAAAGGAAGGTTAAAGGGACGAATGTGATGAATATAGTAATGATGGGCCCTCCAGGGGCAGGCAAAGGTACACAGGCAAAATTTCTATCAAAAGAATTCGGCATTCCCCACATTTCAACTGGAGATATGCTGAGAGAGGAAATATCAGCCGGAACGCCGTTAGGCAAGAAAGTTGAAGAAATCCTCAAGAGTGGTAAGCTTGTTGAAGATAAGTTGATGATAGATATAATAAGAGAAAGGCTGTCGAAGAAAGACGTGGAAAAAGGATTTATCCTTGATGGATTTCCCAGAACCCTTTCTCAAGCAGAAGCGTTGGATGAGTTGTTGGAATCGCTTCACAAGCGTGTGGAATACTCTATATACGTTGAAGTACCTGAGAAAGTTATAGTGGAAAGGCTATCTGCAAGACGTGTATGCCCTAAGTGTGGGCGCATATACAACATGATATCCAATCCTCCAAAACACGACGAAATATGTGATGTATGTGGCGTTAAACTCATCACACGAGATGATGATAAGCCAGAAACTGTAAGAGAGCGATATAAAATATACACGGAAATGACCGAACCTGTAATCAATTATTATCGCAAACGAAACGTTCTTTTTACAGTAGATGGTACTCTTGATGTGGAAAAAGTTAAAGAAATGTTGTTGAATATAGTGGGTGGCACTAAATAATGATCAGACTTAAAAGTGAACATGAAATAGATGAGATGAGATACCCGAATGCCATTGTAGGAGAGGTTTTAGCTTATATAAAAGAGTACGTTGTTGACGGTGTTACCACTTACGATCTTGATAGGCTCATCGAAGAATATTTCAAAAAAAGAAATGTTATTCCAGCTTTCAAGGGATATGCAGGCTTTCCCGCGGCTGCCTGTATAAGCTTGAATGAGATGGTGGTACATGGTATTCCCTCCAAAAAAGTGGTGGTAAAGAACGGCGATCTTGTCTCCATCGATGTGGGAAC from Mesoaciditoga lauensis cd-1655R = DSM 25116 encodes:
- the rpsS gene encoding 30S ribosomal protein S19, whose translation is MSRSTKKGPYVDLKLLKKVQALNETGQKKVIKTWSRASMIVPEMIGHTIAVHNGRKHIPVYITEAMVGHRLGEFSPTRRFGGHADKRASKGEVKK
- the rplV gene encoding 50S ribosomal protein L22 yields the protein MPENGKRPKRSVFHRMRKASKQPPIEAKAVGRYLQISPYKVRPVLNAIRGKDVSEALQILEFSTKKGARMVEKILNSAIANAENNFDLNVDSLYVAKCTADDGPRLKRMNPMARGRASLILKRQSHITVVVRDRSKENTLKEEKTSDESEVQ
- the rpsC gene encoding 30S ribosomal protein S3, giving the protein MGQKVHPRGFRLGISTDWQATWFNEKNYADYLIEDDKIRKAVKKAYYHAGISEIKISRSGKRATIIIVTGRPGILIGKKGAEIKNIRDLIQSIVPADREISISIEEVKTPELDAQLTAEFVASRIEKRASYKRTMKRSIQMAQKKGAKGIKIMVSGRINGAEIARTEWYREGRVPLQTLRAKVDYGFAVAKTKYGVLGVKVWIFTGEQNKAKSA
- the rplP gene encoding 50S ribosomal protein L16, with protein sequence MLIPKRVKYRKQQRGRMRGLAKGGTEMNFGEWGLKALEPAWINNRQIEACRVAITRKLKRNGMIWIRIFPDKPITKHPADSRMGKGKGAPEKWVAVVKPGKIMFEVGGVNKDLALEALRLAAAKLPIKTRIISRPSFGGESM
- the rpmC gene encoding 50S ribosomal protein L29, with amino-acid sequence MKAKDLREMTAEELKDLVLEQKEKLYKLRFQLELSQLDNTSQIREVKRDIARIKTLIREKELGLQNKKNGSRATSD
- the rpsQ gene encoding 30S ribosomal protein S17, translated to MKKRLVGKVVSNKMDKTIVVAVENTVRDRRFGKTLLRTSKYKVHDENNECHEGDIVRIEETRPISKEKSWKLVEILKRNILTSEEEEVSKGEGVPE
- the rplN gene encoding 50S ribosomal protein L14, which gives rise to MIQQESVLTVADNSGAKKILVIRVMGGSKRKFGRVGDVVIGTVKEAIPRAEVKKSEIVRAVIVRTKKEIRRKDGSYVRFDDNAAVLITKDNEPRGTRIFGPVARELREKGYMKIISLAPEVL
- the rplX gene encoding 50S ribosomal protein L24: MNKRKHALNVRKDDTVVVLSGKDKGKRGKVLRVLPNENKVVVQNVHMMKKHQRPTATVREGGIIEREAPIYASKVQVICPNCGNPTRIGHKVVEGGKIVRYCKKCNEIIDKE
- the rplE gene encoding 50S ribosomal protein L5; its protein translation is MSVALKEIYDREVVPALMKEFGYKNKLAVPRLLKIIINMGIGDEARNPAIVEKHAQELTMIAGQKAVVTHAKKSISNFKIRKGMPVGAKVTLRGERMYNFLYKLVNISLPKVRDFRGTNPNAFDGRGNYALGITEQLIFSEISPEEVTRTQGMDIIIVTSAKTDREARALLEKLGMPFRRNA
- a CDS encoding type Z 30S ribosomal protein S14; the protein is MARKALINKNKKEPKYKTRKYTRCKICGRPHSVYNEFGICRVCLREMALEGKLPGVRKASW
- the rpsH gene encoding 30S ribosomal protein S8 — protein: MYSDTIADMLTRIRNANLAFKDEVDVPASNLKKAILDILKKEGFIKDYRYIEDGKQGILKIYMKYHGKKRSKLRTINSIVRVSHAGRRVYVSKDKIPTVNSGLGIAILTTSNPEKPVVTDKEARALGIGGELIAYVW
- the rplF gene encoding 50S ribosomal protein L6, yielding MSRLIKKPIVVPNGVDVKIEPNKVTVKGPLGEFSMDYTYVKFRMDGNQIWVEENKDVNLPPRLMKKAKAFLGTRWSLLRNMIVGVSEGFKKELEIQGVGYRAQMQGNTLVLTLGYSHPIKIEPPEGITIEVPRPSLVVVKGASKELVGQVAANIRKTREPMPFARGKGVRYVGEYVITKEVKKA
- the rplR gene encoding 50S ribosomal protein L18 yields the protein MLKPFDRKAKRLKRHLAIRRRISGTATAPRLAVFVSGKHAYAQIIDDEHSRTLVSASTTEREIKEALKGKTWNKAAARHIGKEIGKRAIEMGITKVVFDRGGFLYHGRIKEIADGARESGLKF
- the rpsE gene encoding 30S ribosomal protein S5, whose amino-acid sequence is MPENRNFNKPDQKKNFRKQSRQPQVQDEFEESVVEIRRVVKVVKGGKNLSFRAIVVVGNRKGKVGLGVASAREVVPAIRKASNLARRNLIDVSVLNDTIPHEILVKYDAAKMLIKPAAPGTGIISSTTVRPAFEFAGIKNVLCKSLGSANSLTMLRAVFKAFEEIKPPEYYAKLRGISLKQLFHGDVVEGAEKE
- the rpmD gene encoding 50S ribosomal protein L30, which produces MKLRIELVKSPIGFKYDQRRTVKALGLRKMHSVVEVEDTPQIRGMIFKISHLLKVEESK
- the rplO gene encoding 50S ribosomal protein L15, yielding MDLNEIIPTPGSRKKKKVLGRGRSSGHGKTATRGTKGQGSRKSGNVRPGFEGGQMPIYRRLPKRGFKNFNQKIYASVNVGRLNDMFEENEEVSPEALIKKGIIKKIEDGVKILGDGTITKPLVVKAHAFSAVAKEKIEAAGGKTEVI
- the secY gene encoding preprotein translocase subunit SecY, with protein sequence MWNALKNSFKIPELRSRIIFTFAMLAVFRLGIYIPVPGINLHQWSNFFEGITRGTGGGLFTLFNAFAGGAVKKMSIFTMSVTPYINASIILQLLMAVMPSLKELAKEGEHGRQKIERYTRELTLVLAVLQGLIMSVFIAVGNPAFITPGMNRITFIILSTTSMIAGSMFLLWLGERITDKGIGNGISVLIFAGVVATYPYYIGRMVISNIGIVAWVLFALIFVATVIGLIYIMQGERRIMVQYAKRVVGRKMYGGQSTYIPIKVNQGGVIPIIFAVAIVMIPAMIAQFAKNYTLEQIFGFNSVLYILTYALLVFFFTYFYSALTFDVHEVSDNIKEYGGFIPGIRPGRPTENYLSKVLTRVTFVGALALVAIALLPNLTSVVVGVSSAQYIVGGVGMMIAVGVALDVVQQMEAHLIMRHYEGFIKKGRLKGRM
- a CDS encoding adenylate kinase codes for the protein MNIVMMGPPGAGKGTQAKFLSKEFGIPHISTGDMLREEISAGTPLGKKVEEILKSGKLVEDKLMIDIIRERLSKKDVEKGFILDGFPRTLSQAEALDELLESLHKRVEYSIYVEVPEKVIVERLSARRVCPKCGRIYNMISNPPKHDEICDVCGVKLITRDDDKPETVRERYKIYTEMTEPVINYYRKRNVLFTVDGTLDVEKVKEMLLNIVGGTK